One Streptomyces sp. SAI-135 DNA segment encodes these proteins:
- a CDS encoding bifunctional [glutamine synthetase] adenylyltransferase/[glutamine synthetase]-adenylyl-L-tyrosine phosphorylase, with amino-acid sequence MTSAPGRRSSTFSRLLRHGFTDPSAAERLLDSAELSAVRNDPVLLEALGATADPDLALLGLVRLLEAQPDRELLDTLIAAKPFRDRLLGVLGASAALAEHLARHPGDWHTLVTYEPRDLHPGVEEFERGLAEATDPVSLRVAYRRCLLSIAARDVCGTIDLAETAAELADLATATLRAALAMARAAAPEDAALCRLAVIAMGKCGGHELNYVSDVDVIFVGEAVDGADEGKALRAATKLASHMMRVCSETTVEGSIWPVDANLRPEGRNGPLVRTLSSHLAYYQRWAKTWEFQALLKARPVAGDPELGEEYVAALEPLVWKAAERENFVADVQKMRRRVVENIPVAELDRQLKLGPGGLRDVEFAVQLLQLVHGREDGSLRSGTTLDALQALAAGGYVGRADAAQLDAAYRFLRSMEHRIQLYRLRRTHLVPEDEADLRRLGRSLGLRADPVTELSREWKRHASVVRRLHEKLFYRPLLDAVAQLGPGDIRLSAGAARERLVALGYADPASALRHLEALASGVTRKAAIQRTLLPVLLGWFAESADPDAGLLNFRKVSDALGKTPWYLRLLRDEGAAAENLARVLSAGRLAPDLLMRAPEAVALLGDGDGGGLAPRGRAGLEQEILAAVGRAEGAVQGVTAARGVRRRELFRTAAADIVGSYGTETQPAEPDQGALVDRVGAAVSDLTAATLAGTLRAVVREGWGDTLPTRFAVIGMGRFGGHELGYGSDADVLFVHEPREGVEEREASQAAGKVVSEMRRLLQIPSADPPLLIDADLRPEGKSGPLVRTLTSYAAYYRRWSLVWEAQALLRAEPVAGDEELGRRFIELVDPLRYPAAGLGDDAVREIRRLKARMESERMPRGADPKLHTKLGPGGLSDVEWTVQLLQMRHGAQVPGLRTTRTRAALVAARDAGFVSADDAQVLDEAWVLATRVRNAVMLVRGRAGDTFPTEARELAAVGRYLGYGPGHAGDMLDDYRRTARRARGVVEELFYGG; translated from the coding sequence ATGACGTCGGCGCCGGGGCGCAGGAGCAGTACCTTCTCGCGGCTGCTGCGGCACGGTTTCACCGATCCGTCGGCCGCCGAGCGGCTCCTGGACAGCGCGGAGCTGAGCGCCGTACGCAATGACCCGGTGCTCCTGGAGGCGCTCGGCGCGACCGCCGACCCCGATCTCGCGCTGCTCGGTCTCGTGCGGCTGCTGGAGGCGCAGCCCGACCGGGAGCTGCTCGACACGCTGATAGCGGCGAAGCCGTTCCGCGACCGGCTGCTCGGGGTGCTCGGCGCGTCCGCCGCGCTCGCCGAGCACCTCGCCCGGCACCCCGGAGACTGGCACACCCTCGTCACCTACGAGCCCCGCGACCTGCATCCCGGCGTCGAGGAGTTCGAGCGCGGGCTCGCCGAGGCCACCGACCCCGTCTCCCTGCGCGTCGCCTACCGGCGCTGTCTGCTGTCCATCGCCGCCCGTGACGTGTGCGGCACCATCGACCTGGCCGAGACCGCCGCCGAGCTCGCCGACCTCGCCACCGCGACCCTGCGCGCCGCGCTCGCCATGGCGCGGGCCGCCGCCCCCGAGGACGCGGCGCTGTGCCGGCTCGCGGTGATCGCGATGGGCAAGTGCGGTGGCCACGAGCTGAATTACGTGTCCGACGTCGACGTCATCTTCGTCGGGGAGGCCGTCGACGGGGCCGACGAGGGCAAGGCCCTGCGCGCCGCCACCAAGCTGGCCTCGCACATGATGCGGGTGTGCTCGGAGACGACCGTCGAGGGCTCCATCTGGCCCGTAGACGCCAATCTGCGGCCCGAGGGACGCAACGGGCCGCTCGTGCGCACCCTCTCCTCCCACCTCGCCTACTACCAGCGCTGGGCCAAGACCTGGGAGTTCCAGGCCCTCCTGAAAGCCCGCCCGGTCGCCGGCGACCCGGAGCTCGGCGAGGAGTACGTCGCGGCCCTCGAACCCCTCGTCTGGAAGGCCGCCGAGCGCGAGAACTTCGTCGCCGACGTGCAGAAGATGCGCCGCCGTGTCGTGGAGAACATCCCCGTCGCCGAGCTCGACCGGCAGCTCAAGCTCGGCCCCGGCGGCCTCAGGGACGTCGAGTTCGCCGTACAGCTCCTGCAGTTGGTGCACGGCCGGGAGGACGGCTCGCTGCGCAGCGGCACCACCCTCGACGCCCTCCAGGCCCTCGCCGCCGGCGGTTACGTCGGCCGGGCCGACGCCGCCCAGCTCGACGCCGCCTACCGCTTCCTGCGCTCCATGGAGCACCGCATCCAGCTCTACCGGCTGCGCCGCACCCACCTCGTGCCCGAGGACGAGGCCGACCTGCGGCGCCTGGGCCGCTCCCTGGGCCTGCGCGCCGACCCGGTGACCGAGCTGAGCCGCGAGTGGAAGCGGCACGCCTCCGTCGTACGACGACTGCACGAGAAGCTGTTCTACCGGCCGCTGCTGGACGCGGTGGCCCAACTCGGGCCCGGAGACATCAGGTTGAGCGCCGGAGCGGCCCGGGAGCGGCTGGTCGCGCTCGGGTACGCCGACCCGGCCTCCGCGCTGCGGCACCTGGAGGCCCTCGCCTCCGGCGTCACCCGCAAGGCCGCCATCCAGCGAACTCTCCTGCCCGTCCTGCTGGGTTGGTTCGCCGAGTCCGCCGACCCGGACGCCGGACTGCTCAACTTCCGCAAGGTGTCGGACGCGTTGGGCAAGACCCCCTGGTACCTGCGCCTCCTGCGGGACGAGGGTGCGGCCGCCGAGAACCTCGCCCGGGTCCTGTCCGCCGGGCGCCTCGCTCCGGACCTGCTGATGCGCGCCCCCGAAGCCGTCGCCCTCCTCGGGGACGGCGACGGCGGCGGGCTCGCCCCGCGCGGGCGTGCCGGTCTCGAACAGGAGATACTCGCCGCGGTCGGCCGCGCCGAGGGCGCCGTCCAGGGCGTCACGGCGGCCCGTGGCGTCCGCCGCCGCGAACTCTTCCGTACGGCCGCCGCGGACATCGTCGGCTCCTACGGCACCGAGACCCAGCCCGCCGAACCGGACCAGGGCGCCCTGGTGGACCGCGTCGGCGCCGCCGTGTCCGACCTGACCGCCGCGACCCTCGCCGGCACCCTGCGCGCGGTCGTCCGGGAGGGCTGGGGCGACACCCTGCCGACCCGGTTCGCGGTCATCGGCATGGGCCGCTTCGGCGGTCACGAACTCGGCTACGGCTCCGACGCGGACGTTCTGTTCGTGCACGAACCGCGCGAGGGCGTCGAGGAGCGCGAGGCCTCCCAGGCCGCGGGCAAGGTCGTCTCCGAGATGCGCCGCCTGCTCCAGATCCCGAGCGCCGACCCGCCGCTGCTCATCGACGCCGACCTGCGCCCGGAGGGCAAGTCCGGGCCGCTGGTGCGCACGCTGACGTCGTACGCGGCCTACTACCGCCGCTGGTCGCTCGTCTGGGAGGCACAGGCGCTGCTGCGGGCCGAACCGGTCGCCGGGGACGAGGAGCTGGGCCGTCGCTTCATCGAGCTCGTCGACCCGCTGCGGTACCCGGCGGCCGGCCTCGGGGACGACGCCGTACGCGAGATCCGGCGGCTGAAGGCGCGCATGGAGTCCGAGCGGATGCCGCGCGGCGCCGACCCGAAACTGCACACCAAGCTCGGGCCCGGCGGCCTCTCGGACGTCGAGTGGACGGTCCAGCTCCTCCAGATGCGGCACGGGGCGCAGGTGCCGGGGCTGCGCACGACCCGTACCCGCGCGGCCCTCGTCGCCGCCCGGGACGCCGGTTTCGTCTCCGCGGACGACGCCCAGGTCCTCGACGAGGCGTGGGTGCTGGCGACCCGGGTGCGCAACGCGGTGATGCTGGTGCGGGGGCGGGCCGGGGACACCTTCCCCACCGAGGCGCGCGAACTTGCCGCCGTGGGCCGGTACCTGGGATACGGGCCGGGGCACGCGGGGGACATGCTGGACGACTACCGGCGTACGGCCCGGCGGGCCAGGGGCGTGGTGGAGGAGCTGTTCTACGGGGGGTAG
- a CDS encoding extracellular solute-binding protein yields MRRGIAATALVASFALAATACGGSDSGDKADGPVTITWWDTSNATNEAPTYKALIKDFEAANKNIKVKYVNVQFDQAQNKFDTAAGASGAPDVLRSEVGWTPAFAKKGYFLPLDGTEALADQAKFKSNLIEQAKYDGKTYGVPLVTDTLALVYNKQLFAKAGVEAPKTWDDLKKAAATIKDKTGVDGYWGSTQAYYAQTFLYGEGTDTVDASAKKITVNSAAAKKGYGTWLSLFSGKGLHKADTTADAYAHIQDAFVNGKVAAIIQGPWEITNFYKGSAFADKNNLGIATVPAGSTGKAGAPTGGHNLSVYAGSDAAHQKAALKFVNFMTSAKSQSAIALKNSTLPTRDDAYTDQVKADPGIAGYGTVLAAAQPRPALPEYSSLWGPLDTELPKVAGGKESLDKGLSNAETAIAKLVPDFSK; encoded by the coding sequence ATGCGGCGTGGCATAGCGGCCACCGCGCTGGTGGCGTCTTTCGCCCTCGCGGCGACGGCCTGCGGCGGAAGTGACAGCGGCGACAAGGCCGACGGTCCGGTCACCATCACCTGGTGGGACACCTCCAACGCCACCAATGAGGCGCCGACGTACAAGGCCCTGATCAAGGACTTCGAGGCCGCCAACAAGAACATCAAGGTCAAGTACGTCAACGTCCAGTTCGACCAGGCGCAGAACAAGTTCGACACCGCCGCCGGTGCCTCCGGCGCCCCCGACGTGCTGCGCTCGGAGGTCGGCTGGACCCCCGCCTTCGCCAAGAAGGGCTACTTCCTGCCCCTCGACGGCACCGAGGCCCTCGCCGACCAGGCCAAGTTCAAGTCCAACCTGATCGAGCAGGCCAAGTACGACGGCAAGACCTACGGCGTGCCGCTGGTCACCGACACCCTCGCCCTGGTCTACAACAAGCAGCTCTTCGCGAAGGCCGGCGTCGAGGCCCCCAAGACCTGGGACGACCTGAAGAAGGCCGCCGCCACCATCAAGGACAAGACCGGCGTCGACGGCTACTGGGGCTCCACCCAGGCCTACTACGCCCAGACCTTCCTCTACGGCGAGGGCACCGACACCGTCGACGCCTCCGCCAAGAAGATCACCGTGAACTCGGCCGCCGCGAAGAAGGGCTACGGCACCTGGCTGAGCCTCTTCTCCGGCAAGGGCCTGCACAAGGCCGACACCACCGCCGACGCCTACGCCCACATCCAGGACGCGTTCGTCAACGGCAAGGTCGCCGCGATCATCCAGGGCCCCTGGGAGATCACGAACTTCTACAAGGGCTCCGCGTTCGCCGACAAGAACAACCTCGGCATCGCCACCGTCCCGGCCGGTTCCACCGGCAAGGCGGGCGCCCCGACCGGCGGCCACAACCTCTCGGTCTACGCCGGCTCGGACGCCGCCCACCAGAAGGCCGCGCTGAAGTTCGTCAACTTCATGACCTCCGCGAAGTCCCAGTCGGCCATCGCGCTGAAGAACTCCACGCTGCCCACCCGCGACGACGCCTACACCGACCAGGTCAAGGCCGACCCGGGCATCGCCGGCTACGGCACGGTCCTCGCCGCCGCCCAGCCGCGCCCGGCCCTGCCCGAGTACAGCTCCCTGTGGGGCCCGCTGGACACCGAGCTGCCCAAGGTCGCCGGCGGCAAGGAGTCCCTGGACAAGGGGCTGAGCAACGCGGAGACCGCCATCGCCAAGCTGGTGCCGGACTTCAGCAAGTGA
- a CDS encoding DUF305 domain-containing protein, which yields MAVAAVSAVVAAGAITYAVAEDGGSDDTPSAGSADAGFARDMAVHHQQAVEMSYIVRDRTEDVEVRRLAYDIAQTQANQRGMLLGWLDLWGLPKVSADPPMTWMDMGDMPSAGEGSLMPGMATNSEMKKLGTLNGKQAEIFYLQLMTDHHQGGIHMAKGCAQKCTVGVEKRLAQGMVDAQQSEIDLMAGMLKERGAKPRS from the coding sequence GTGGCCGTCGCCGCGGTCTCCGCGGTGGTCGCGGCGGGCGCCATCACCTACGCCGTGGCCGAGGACGGCGGATCGGACGACACCCCGTCCGCCGGGTCCGCGGACGCGGGTTTCGCTCGGGACATGGCCGTGCACCACCAGCAGGCCGTCGAGATGTCGTACATCGTGCGCGACCGCACCGAGGACGTCGAGGTGCGGCGGCTCGCCTACGACATCGCACAGACGCAGGCCAACCAGCGCGGCATGCTGCTGGGCTGGCTGGATCTGTGGGGTTTGCCGAAGGTGTCGGCGGATCCGCCGATGACGTGGATGGACATGGGTGACATGCCGTCGGCCGGTGAGGGGTCGCTGATGCCGGGCATGGCGACCAACAGCGAGATGAAGAAGCTGGGCACGCTGAACGGCAAGCAGGCCGAGATCTTCTACCTCCAGCTGATGACGGACCATCACCAGGGCGGCATCCACATGGCGAAGGGCTGTGCGCAGAAGTGCACGGTCGGCGTGGAGAAGCGGCTCGCGCAGGGGATGGTCGACGCACAGCAGTCGGAGATCGATCTGATGGCGGGAATGCTGAAGGAGCGGGGCGCAAAGCCGCGATCATAG
- the glnA gene encoding type I glutamate--ammonia ligase — translation MDKQQEFVLRTLEERDIRFVRLWFTDVLGFLKSVAVAPAELEQAFDEGIGFDGSAIEGFARVYESDMIAKPDPSTFQVLPWRAEAPGTARMFCDILMPDGSPSFADPRYVLKRALARTSDLGFTFYTHPEIEFFLLKDRPLDGSRPTPADNSGYFDHTPQNIGMDFRRQAITMLESMGISVEFSHHEGAPGQQEIDLRYADALSTADNIMTFRLVMKQVALEQGVQATFMPKPFSEHPGSGMHTHLSLFEGDRNAFYESGSEYQLSKVGRSFIAGLLKHAAEISAVTNQWVNSYKRIWGGTERTAGAGGEAPSYICWGHNNRSALVRVPMYKPGKTGSARIEVRSLDSGANPYLAYALLLAAGLKGIEEGYELPPGAEDDVWALSNSERRAMGIEPLPQNLGEALTLMERSDLVAETLGEHVFDFFLRNKRQEWEEYRSEVTAFELRKNLPVL, via the coding sequence ATGGACAAGCAGCAGGAGTTCGTGCTCCGGACCTTGGAGGAGCGCGACATCCGGTTCGTACGCCTGTGGTTCACGGACGTACTGGGCTTCCTCAAGTCCGTGGCGGTGGCCCCGGCGGAACTGGAACAGGCCTTCGACGAGGGCATCGGCTTCGACGGCTCCGCGATCGAGGGATTCGCTCGCGTGTACGAGTCCGACATGATCGCCAAGCCGGACCCGTCCACCTTCCAGGTCCTGCCCTGGCGCGCCGAGGCCCCCGGCACGGCCCGGATGTTCTGCGACATCCTCATGCCGGACGGCTCCCCGTCCTTCGCGGACCCCAGGTATGTGCTGAAGCGCGCCCTGGCCCGCACCTCCGACCTGGGCTTCACCTTCTACACCCACCCGGAGATCGAGTTCTTCCTGCTGAAGGACCGCCCGCTGGACGGCTCGCGCCCGACCCCGGCCGACAACTCCGGCTACTTCGACCACACCCCGCAGAACATCGGCATGGACTTCCGCCGCCAGGCGATCACCATGCTGGAGTCGATGGGCATCTCGGTCGAGTTCTCCCACCACGAGGGCGCCCCCGGCCAGCAGGAGATCGACCTGCGCTACGCCGACGCGCTCTCCACGGCCGACAACATCATGACGTTCCGCCTGGTCATGAAGCAGGTGGCGCTGGAGCAGGGCGTCCAGGCGACGTTCATGCCGAAGCCGTTCTCGGAGCACCCCGGCTCGGGCATGCACACCCACCTCTCGCTCTTCGAGGGCGACCGGAACGCGTTCTACGAGTCCGGCTCGGAGTACCAGCTCTCCAAGGTCGGCCGCTCCTTCATCGCGGGCCTGCTCAAGCACGCGGCGGAGATCTCCGCGGTCACCAACCAGTGGGTCAACTCCTACAAGCGCATCTGGGGCGGCACCGAGCGCACCGCCGGCGCCGGCGGCGAGGCCCCCTCCTACATCTGCTGGGGCCACAACAACCGCTCTGCCCTGGTCCGGGTCCCGATGTACAAGCCCGGCAAGACCGGCTCGGCCCGCATCGAGGTCCGCTCCCTGGACTCCGGCGCCAACCCCTACCTCGCCTACGCCCTCCTCCTGGCCGCCGGCCTCAAGGGCATCGAGGAGGGCTACGAGCTCCCTCCGGGCGCCGAGGACGACGTCTGGGCCCTCTCCAACTCCGAGCGCCGCGCCATGGGCATCGAGCCCCTGCCCCAGAACCTGGGCGAGGCCCTCACCCTGATGGAACGCAGCGACCTGGTCGCCGAGACCCTCGGCGAACACGTCTTCGACTTCTTCCTGCGCAACAAGCGGCAGGAGTGGGAGGAGTACCGGTCCGAGGTGACCGCGTTCGAGCTGCGGAAGAACCTGCCGGTGCTGTAG
- a CDS encoding phosphatase PAP2 family protein, which yields MGDSTATSLEDRENAAAPDSRTVPDRPGPLHRLRAPRRPRLWFEILLIAVSYWTYSQIRNAVPEQKAEALRNADWIWRMEHHLGIAVEESVNHAVNSATWLVVGMNYYYATLHFLVTLSVLVWLYRSHPGRYAATRLVLFATTGVALVGYYLYPLAPPRLMNGDDFVDTVMVHQTWGSMASGDLKHMSNQYAAMPSMHVGWSLWCGLTIFALASVPWVRVLGLLYPAATLVVIVATANHFWLDAVGGVLCLLFGFAVARLWYGALPYALPRVPYTPPKAAAPDEHAPLHTGVQPDRGRRSPAPPA from the coding sequence ATGGGTGACTCGACCGCGACCAGTCTGGAAGACCGCGAGAACGCGGCCGCTCCGGACTCCCGCACGGTCCCGGACCGGCCGGGTCCCCTGCACCGACTGCGCGCTCCCCGGCGACCTCGCCTGTGGTTCGAGATCCTGCTGATCGCGGTGAGTTACTGGACGTACTCGCAGATCCGCAACGCGGTGCCGGAGCAGAAGGCCGAGGCGCTGCGCAACGCCGACTGGATCTGGCGGATGGAGCACCACCTCGGCATCGCGGTCGAGGAGTCCGTCAACCACGCGGTCAACTCGGCGACTTGGCTCGTCGTCGGGATGAACTACTACTACGCGACACTGCACTTCCTCGTGACACTGAGCGTCCTGGTCTGGCTCTACCGCAGCCACCCGGGCCGCTACGCGGCAACGCGTCTGGTGCTCTTCGCGACGACGGGCGTGGCACTGGTCGGTTACTACCTGTATCCGCTCGCGCCCCCGCGGCTGATGAACGGCGACGACTTCGTCGACACGGTCATGGTCCACCAGACCTGGGGCTCGATGGCCTCCGGCGACCTGAAGCACATGTCCAACCAGTACGCCGCGATGCCGTCCATGCACGTCGGCTGGTCCCTGTGGTGCGGCCTGACGATCTTCGCGCTGGCGTCGGTGCCGTGGGTGCGCGTCCTGGGCCTGCTCTACCCGGCGGCGACGCTCGTGGTCATCGTGGCCACGGCCAACCACTTCTGGCTCGACGCGGTCGGCGGCGTGCTGTGCCTGCTGTTCGGCTTCGCGGTGGCACGGCTGTGGTACGGGGCGCTGCCGTACGCCTTGCCGAGGGTGCCGTACACGCCGCCGAAGGCCGCCGCGCCGGACGAGCACGCCCCGCTGCACACCGGGGTCCAGCCGGACCGGGGCCGTCGGTCGCCCGCCCCACCCGCGTAG
- a CDS encoding VOC family protein — protein sequence MDMSLEVILLPVTDVDRAKEFYRDKVGFHVDLDGEVMEGVRICQLTPPGSGCSIALVDGLQVPTGTPQPGTYHGMQLCVTDAKAAYEELTSRGLDVSEPVQFAPQDGATFMYFKDPDGNGWAIQEYRRRETEPLHKVLADQAGQQG from the coding sequence ATGGACATGAGCCTCGAAGTGATCCTGCTGCCGGTCACGGACGTGGACCGCGCGAAGGAGTTCTACCGCGACAAGGTCGGTTTCCACGTGGATCTGGACGGCGAGGTCATGGAGGGCGTCCGCATCTGCCAGCTGACCCCGCCCGGCTCGGGGTGTTCGATCGCCCTGGTGGACGGCCTCCAGGTGCCCACGGGAACCCCGCAGCCGGGGACGTACCACGGGATGCAGCTGTGCGTCACGGACGCGAAGGCGGCCTACGAGGAGCTCACCTCCCGTGGCCTCGACGTGAGCGAGCCGGTCCAGTTCGCCCCGCAGGACGGCGCCACGTTCATGTACTTCAAGGACCCGGACGGCAACGGCTGGGCGATCCAGGAGTACCGGCGCCGGGAGACGGAGCCCTTGCACAAGGTCCTCGCGGACCAGGCGGGGCAGCAGGGGTAG
- a CDS encoding LacI family DNA-binding transcriptional regulator, with product MTTRLADIAVQAGVSEATVSRVLNGKPGVAATTRQSVLAALDVLGYERPVRLRQRSEGLVGLITPELENPIFPALAQVIGQALTRQGYTPVLATQTPGGSTEDELTEMLVDRGVAGIIFVSGLHADTSADMQRYEQLRAQGVPFVLVDGFSPKVQAPFISPDDRAAMSLAVTHLVSLGHTRIGLALGPKRFVPVQRKIEGFVRTMQDQLGLAAATVEADLVQHSLYTLEGGQAAATALIDRDCTAVVCASDMMALGAIRAARQRGLEVPRDVSVVGFDDSPLIAFTDPPLTTVRKPVPAMGQAAVRTLLEEIGGTPAPHSEFVFMPELVVRGSTASAPGERGRP from the coding sequence GTGACCACACGGCTAGCCGACATCGCTGTTCAGGCGGGGGTGAGCGAAGCGACCGTCAGCCGCGTCCTCAACGGGAAGCCGGGTGTCGCCGCCACCACCCGCCAGTCCGTGCTGGCCGCGCTCGACGTGCTGGGCTACGAGCGCCCGGTGCGGCTGCGGCAGCGCAGCGAGGGCCTGGTGGGCCTGATCACCCCGGAGCTGGAGAACCCGATATTCCCGGCCCTGGCCCAGGTGATCGGCCAGGCGCTGACCCGGCAGGGCTACACCCCGGTCCTCGCCACCCAGACCCCGGGCGGCTCCACGGAGGACGAGCTGACGGAGATGCTCGTCGACCGGGGCGTGGCGGGCATCATCTTCGTCTCCGGACTGCACGCGGACACCTCGGCGGACATGCAGCGCTACGAGCAGCTGCGGGCGCAGGGCGTGCCGTTCGTGCTCGTGGACGGCTTCTCGCCGAAGGTGCAGGCGCCGTTCATCTCCCCCGACGACCGTGCGGCGATGTCGCTGGCGGTGACGCATCTGGTGTCGCTGGGGCACACACGGATCGGCCTCGCGCTCGGACCGAAGCGCTTCGTGCCGGTCCAGCGCAAGATCGAGGGCTTCGTGCGCACCATGCAGGACCAGCTCGGACTGGCCGCGGCGACCGTCGAGGCGGACCTCGTCCAGCACTCGCTGTACACCCTGGAGGGCGGTCAGGCGGCGGCGACGGCCCTGATCGACCGGGACTGCACGGCGGTGGTGTGCGCGAGCGACATGATGGCGCTGGGCGCGATACGGGCGGCCCGGCAGCGGGGCCTCGAGGTGCCGCGGGACGTGTCGGTCGTGGGCTTCGACGACTCCCCGTTGATCGCCTTCACCGACCCGCCGCTGACGACGGTCCGCAAGCCGGTGCCGGCCATGGGGCAGGCGGCGGTGCGGACCCTGCTGGAGGAGATCGGCGGAACGCCCGCGCCGCACAGCGAGTTCGTGTTCATGCCGGAGCTGGTGGTGCGGGGTTCGACGGCCTCGGCCCCTGGGGAACGCGGTCGTCCGTAA
- a CDS encoding DUF3105 domain-containing protein, protein MGSAKKSTAAARKARIEEMRRAEQSRERRNRLLTIGAAVVVVAGLVVGSVVLVQSQSDDDTAADGKGHFVTGSDGVKTWKGTLGRNHVAKTVDYPMEPPVGGDHNQVWMNCNGDVYTKAIGTMNAVHSLEHGAVWVTYTSAAKKADVDALAAKVKKTPYTLMSPDDKQKDPIMLSAWGHQRTVTGASDPNVAKFFEKFVQGEQTPEPGAACTGGLGQ, encoded by the coding sequence ATGGGTTCCGCCAAGAAGAGCACCGCAGCGGCACGCAAGGCGCGCATAGAGGAGATGCGGCGCGCCGAGCAGTCCCGGGAGCGCCGCAACCGTCTCCTCACCATCGGCGCCGCCGTGGTCGTCGTCGCCGGTCTGGTCGTCGGCTCCGTCGTGCTGGTGCAGTCGCAGTCCGACGACGACACCGCGGCCGACGGCAAGGGCCACTTCGTCACGGGCTCGGACGGCGTGAAGACCTGGAAGGGCACGCTGGGCCGCAACCACGTGGCCAAGACCGTGGACTACCCGATGGAGCCCCCGGTCGGCGGCGACCACAACCAGGTCTGGATGAACTGCAACGGCGACGTCTACACCAAGGCGATCGGCACCATGAACGCTGTGCACTCCCTGGAGCACGGCGCGGTCTGGGTGACGTACACCAGCGCGGCCAAGAAGGCCGACGTCGACGCGCTCGCGGCGAAGGTGAAGAAGACGCCGTACACGCTGATGAGCCCGGACGACAAGCAGAAGGACCCGATCATGCTGTCGGCGTGGGGCCACCAGCGGACCGTGACGGGGGCGAGCGACCCGAACGTCGCCAAGTTCTTCGAGAAGTTCGTGCAGGGCGAGCAGACGCCCGAGCCGGGCGCGGCGTGCACGGGCGGTCTGGGGCAGTGA
- a CDS encoding pyridoxamine 5'-phosphate oxidase family protein, producing the protein MTEKEPETHLDPRYSDPDATAHSWVDAESLLASAELFWISTVRPDGRPHVTPLPAVWAHGALHFCTGPEERKAKNLAHNPHVTLTTGTNIWDKGYDLVVEGEAVRVSDDTRLRELAAAWEAKYGDFWRFEVRDGYFHHGPGHAVVYAVAPRTVFGFGKGQPFSQTRWRF; encoded by the coding sequence ATGACCGAGAAGGAACCCGAGACCCACCTCGACCCCCGCTACAGCGACCCCGACGCCACGGCGCACTCCTGGGTGGACGCGGAGTCGCTTCTGGCCTCCGCCGAACTGTTCTGGATCTCGACGGTACGGCCGGACGGGCGCCCGCACGTCACGCCGCTGCCGGCGGTGTGGGCGCACGGGGCGCTGCACTTCTGCACCGGCCCCGAGGAGCGCAAGGCGAAGAACCTCGCGCACAACCCGCACGTGACGCTGACGACCGGCACCAACATCTGGGACAAGGGCTACGACCTGGTGGTGGAGGGCGAGGCGGTGCGGGTCTCCGACGACACGAGGCTGCGCGAGCTGGCCGCCGCGTGGGAGGCCAAGTACGGGGACTTCTGGCGCTTCGAGGTGCGGGACGGCTACTTCCACCACGGGCCGGGACACGCCGTCGTCTATGCGGTGGCGCCGCGCACGGTTTTCGGCTTCGGTAAGGGACAGCCGTTCAGCCAGACGCGGTGGCGCTTCTGA